The sequence below is a genomic window from Ciona intestinalis chromosome 1, KH, whole genome shotgun sequence.
CAACGATGTCCTCCGTGCCTCTGgatggaaatttaaaaaatggtaaattaatggaaaaaatttagaaaagtGGTAAATTATttgagatttttaaaaatgttaaaaatatggaaattttaaaaaaaggtaaattaataaaagatttttaaaaaattgtacaagGCGGACTCCAACTAATTGGATGCGCTAcctaatttataatattattattctatATGTGACCAAAACAGCCTCGCACTTTTTTACATGTATTTATGTCAATACTTACTTTATTGTACAGTGTCCTCTATTTGTTGCGAATATTACAATGGGACTGATGGCAGACTCCAATGCTCTATGAAGGTACGTGAAACACTCAATATCCAACATATGAATCTCATCTACGAACAACACACCAGGTACAAGCTCTGCTACTCCTTGGTCAATGTATTTGTTCACTACTTTGTTGATCTCCGTCCTCAGTTTATCTGGAATAATAACCGTAGTAAGCTATGCTAGGAAAAAGGGGAATGTATTTAGTTACATGGAGCCTTTTTTTAGTTCATGGCAAAGTTGCACAGCATCAGTGGACACTATGTTCTATTCCATGTGGATAAGGTCCCTGTAGAGGACCTGGGACTTTTGCTATTCTCACTTcatggggtaatgggctaaatcCTAAACCCCAGTTcctcgacaaggacctcacccacatagaatggaTATTCCCACTTAGAACTTACCTGTAATTTCAGTTTTCTTAGGTTTCATGAGTTGTCCCATGATAGACACAACATCCTGTCCTCCTTGCGGCCGAGCGTTCGCAACATCCAGATCATGAAGAGTGACATCTTGAATTACTTCTCGTCGTTTATGAACATCTCCTTTAGGGATGGGGACATATTCTTCAGCTTCAAGATCGTACTCAGTGGCGTAAGTATCGGATCGTCCCATCCTCTGTTGTGTGGGATTATGATTAATACCAAAGCCATAGTAAACAAGTTGAATTTATGAATTCGTAGGCAGAAGTTAGATAGTGCCTACTAGGGTCCTCCTAGCTtatgttaaatgtttatagGATGAGGTGTGAACTCTTAACCTATTTCTAGTTTAGTGTAAAGcttatttattacattactATACTGACAAATGACTAGAGTTACAGCGAAAGAAGTGTTActgtaaaaatgtaacgaAAACAATACTAACGGACGGTAACGAAATAGGGCTGTGTTCAACAATCATCTATCTACTGTACAGTACATTACCTTCACAGCTCCACTGTTAGCttcaatataaataacatcGCCACATTCGACTTTCTCCTTTTGTAGATTTTCATAAATTGAAGGATCAAGTTTGAGTTGTTTTGTTCCTTTGGCTGTTTTTAATCCCAGCACAACATGGCTGACTGTCTTTCCAtaacctgaaaaaataaagttgtttggTTTGAAAAGTCTTTATGTTGCAGTAGCAATAGTCTCAGTCGCATAGTATATTCCAAAGGTTCCAACTACGCTTATAATGTTCCTAGTTATAACTAAGGTAATTTATAATACACCACAGTGACCACACTATCACTGCCGAGCATAACATGGAGCCATATGCGTCTTATACTATACTTTATAATGCATAATGCATACATATACATAGAACATCATTTAACACATGAAAATGCATAAAACATTCATTCCACTTTTCCCACAAACCTCCCATTGGGTTCTCGGTCTCGTGAGGCGTGACCTCTGTGACCTCTCCCTCGTAAACTTCCTTGGTTTCCTTTATCCGCAATCCAATCGCACGACGGAAGTTCTCCATCAAGACCTCGGTCTTTTTAATCTCGGTTGAATAGACTTCGCTGCCAACCATTGGGCAAAATGGAACCtaaaagaacattaaaataaatgctgTGATAAAGTTATTTACCCTTGCAGGGGGGTAAATAGATTATAATAGTTCaatacaccttatgcctgcAAATTAGACACATATTTAgtttaactttgtgagtaatggTTTGTCCATGGGCTGACAATTTTAATGACTCATTAACAAGCACTCatggaatttcttttttacaataagTTTATGAATATAATATACCTTGTTACCAAGCTCATGGGCAATGGCTAATGCAAGGGCAGTTTTTCCCGTCCCAGGAGGTCCAGCCAACAACACACCACGTCCTGCCATCTTCTTGCTTCGGATCAAATCAACCACAACCCCACATGCCTAAGTAagtggttgaatgaatgaataggAACATATTCAATATGTATAGAGTATAGATATGATCAGAATTCAGATACTGTTACAAGGACaaacatatgcccacaatggttcTATGCGAGTTAGGTCATACAGTATGCAACGCC
It includes:
- the LOC100183367 gene encoding ruvB-like 1; protein product: MKIEEVKSTTKTQRIAAHSHVKGLGLDDEGKATHSASGMVGQEEAREACGVVVDLIRSKKMAGRGVLLAGPPGTGKTALALAIAHELGNKVPFCPMVGSEVYSTEIKKTEVLMENFRRAIGLRIKETKEVYEGEVTEVTPHETENPMGGYGKTVSHVVLGLKTAKGTKQLKLDPSIYENLQKEKVECGDVIYIEANSGAVKRMGRSDTYATEYDLEAEEYVPIPKGDVHKRREVIQDVTLHDLDVANARPQGGQDVVSIMGQLMKPKKTEITDKLRTEINKVVNKYIDQGVAELVPGVLFVDEIHMLDIECFTYLHRALESAISPIVIFATNRGHCTIKGTEDIVAPHGIPLDLLDRILIIKTMMYSNEEMIKILNIRAKIEGIQVSDVAMTVFGEIGSRTSLRYVVQLLTPASILARINGREAIAKEDIDEINELFYDAKSSAKILSEQGDKFMK